DNA sequence from the Strigops habroptila isolate Jane chromosome 4, bStrHab1.2.pri, whole genome shotgun sequence genome:
cttgttacttaggagcagagaccagccacctcctggctccatcctcctttcaggtagttgtagagagcgataaggtgtcccctgagccttctcttctccagactaaaccccacaggtccctcagccgttcctcatcgccacttgtgctccagacccttccccagctccattgcccctctctggacccactccagcacctcaatgtctctcttgtagtgaggcacccagaactgaacacaggattcgaggtaCAGCCTCACCAGTtcccagtacagggggacaatcactgccctggtcctgctggccacactgctgctgatacaggccaggatgctgttggctttctcggctgcctgggcacaggcTGGCTCATGTTCACTCCTCGTTGCGCGGCTCTTCGCAACATTACGGCTaccgggcggcggcggcacgCGAGGAATGCGCGCTCCCGCGGCGAGTGCCGCGCGCGCCCAGCGGGGCGGGATGACGTCATGAGATGCGGCCGGTCGCGGGTTCCGCGAGGAGCGGGGCGGAGGATGGGCAGGAAGGAAGCGCCCGGGGCcagagcggcggcggcggtggcggtgGCTGCAGCGGGAGCGCGGCCGGCAGCGGGGCAGGAGGCCGCACGGCCGTTCGGCACGCAcccgcggggcgggggggacgGGAGCGGGGCACGCACCCCCGGGTGCTGAGCCGGTAACGGCCGGCTCAGGCAGGGGACCCAGCCGGCCGGGCAAGGTGAGAGGCCGCCACCGCGGCAAGCTCGTGGCCGGCCTGACGGCCGCGGCGGTTGTGGCCGGTCCCCTTGTGTGTCAGCGGGACCGGGCGAGCCCCGTGCCGAGATCTGCCCGGTCCGCCTGGTAACAGCCCGGCGCCGCCATTGGCTCCCGCGCACGGCCGCTTCCTGCGGCCGCGCCGCCCCTGCCACCCGCCGGGGGCTCCCTGGGCCAGTGCCGCTCCCCGCCTCCGGCAccgcccgccgctgcccggCGCCCCGCCGGGGGCCTTTATGAATGAAACGCCGGCCTCCTGCTGGAGGGGACTCGCTGCCGAGCCCACCCCAACCGGGAGGGCGAGGatgctctgtggggctgggagagggagCCCGAGCTCCCGGTGCTCCCCGGCAGCTCGGGCAACGTGGCCGGGAGCAGACGTGGGGAGGCAAAACGCTGTCACCATGCAGTGAAGTGGGACTGGCACCCCCGAACCAGCTGCTCCCCAGAGAGGTGCTGGGGGTCAATTTGGGGAAGTCCATTAAACAAGATCCCTGGTCTGGCCAAATGCCAGGACTGCAGAGTTGTGGCgtgtttcttcattaaaaattaaaacctccCTGGCCAGCTGAAGTTGTGAGGACAGAAGTGTGTGTCCTTGCGTGTGAAACAGAGGAACACAGGCAGGGGGTGGAGACACCATCTGGATTTGCATGAGGGCAACTGAGATTCCCTGGCCTGTGATGTCCTCCTGtcagaggaagacaaaatgGAGACACATGGTCAAGTGAGCAGGTAAACTAGGAGAGATGGGCACGTATCTCACACAAAGAAATGATGTAGGCACACACTTGTGATCCCTTTGGCATTGCTTTCCCTACAGGTCATGCAGGAGAGAggctggaagtgttcagggccaggttggacagggcttggagcaacctggtctagtggaaggtgtccctgcccgtggcagggggttggaactggatgaactttaaggttctttccaacccagatCATTCTGTGACGCTATGATGACTCCATGGCATGTCCACCATGGCATGTCACAGCCTCCCCATTCAGGAAACCCTTACGATGCTGCTGTGGGTGCCCAGGCGATGCTGAAGCACTGAGGCCAAGGTGAAGCCAAGTGCTTGGGTCTGGAGGGGCAGACTGGCAGCACGCACCCCAGGCTGTGGCCTTCCACCTCGGTGCAGATGAGTTGTTTCTCCCACGCTGTGGTGCGTTGGCTTCACCTCCAGTATCCTCCCACGGGCCCCTGTCAGCCCCTCGGAAAGTGACGAGTTCAGAAGAGACTCATTGTTTCATTGGAAACAAGGCAAAGCGAAGCTTTTCCAGGTACGGGCAGCTCCGGCAGGGAACGGGAGTTACTTACGGCTGGGTGCTGCTGTTGCACATCACGCGTGAACACGCTGTTGGATGAGGCCCCAGCAGGCTCCGGCGGCTGCCGgcacctccctccctccttccctccccggTTCATCTCCCTTCAGGGGCTGGAGGAAGCTCTGGCCACcattttgctgctctgctggggtcTTTTCTCTGAGCGGTGGTAGTGGCTGGGTGCCGTGTGTGGCCTGCTGGGATCAGCTGGTGCCCAATCCCCTGCCACCTCTATGTGTGCCCCTTCTGCAGGGTAAAACCTTTAAAGTGAAAGGAAAGACCTtaaaaaacataagaaaaagcaCCATTTTGATGGGGAGGGGGACACCCCCATAATTCCTTTACAATTCTGGCATGCAGCAAAACCATCCAGGCTGGGAAAAAATAGGGGCTGAGAAAATGGGAGCAAGCTTTTTCCCTTGGGATCAGCTGCAAAGGCCGGGAGTTAAGGTTGGGAGCGCGCAGGTAAGTGTTAGtgacaataataataatagataAGGGACAGGGTGCTGCCCGGCTCCCCCTGCCTGGTGCCCCCAGTAATATCCCGAGCAGGTCTCCCTGTATCCACATCCCTGCGTGCCTGTGTGTGGCCTGGCCCCATTCATCATCTGGCTCCCGCTGCAGAATCCGCTCCGTTTTTAAAGTTATGCATGATACACTGAAGAGACAATTTGGGCTTCCCCCACCTCTCCCTCGCCCTTGAAGCGAGAGAGCCCTTGCCTCATTTGCATCGAACCATGCTCGCTATAAGCGCAGCAAAGGGGGAGGACTTGAAGCCTATGGGATGGCTTTAGGGCTCTGCCCCTTGCTTTTggctctctctctctctctttctcattctctcCCGTGCTTTGATCTCTGCTTAACAACAGTAACGTCACGGGGACCATACAGGAGAGTTTTGTTGGAAGTTATAAAGTTTTGCAGCCTCCAGAGGGCTGTAGCGGCAgtagcagaagcagcatccaAGGGAACTCctggaaggggaagagaagagcGAGCGAGGAGCGCCtgcctcagccctgctgcagagagctgacTCGGGACGACGGAGGCGGCCATGGAAcatcagctgctgtgctgcGAGGTGGAGACCATCCGACGAGCCTACCACGATGCCAACCTCCTCAATGACAGGGTGCTGCAGACGATGCTGAAGGCGGAGGAGACCTGCTCGCCCTCCGTCTCCTACTTCAAGTGCGTGCAGAAAGAAATCTTGCCATATATGAGGAAAATAGTTGCCACTTGGATGTTGGAGGTTTGTATCTTGCAGGGATTTCCCTTTGCAAGCTTCGGCACCCAAATGAATTAAACCCGAGAGCTGCTCCCCCATCTCCTTGCCTTCACCCCCCCTCAACCATTAATCCCCCCCCAAATTAGTTCCCCGACTTCGGAGCCGCCCGCGTGTAACGGGGGCACGATCGTCGCCGCTATTGCCGGTTCTTTATCCCCGCCGCGGAGGGGCGGCGGAcgccccccccaaccccccacGCTACACCGGGCTGGGGGTCGGGGGGTGCCCCGGGACCTTTTCCGGCCGTCGGGGCGAGGCGGTCCCGGCGTGGGGGTTCGCGGGGAGCGGCCGGGTCGGCGGCACCCCCGGCCCCAGTGCCCCCGGGGAGCCTTTGccagctcctttttttttttgttgggggggtgtgtgtgtatatattttattttaaattaatattcttGTACACGTATGCAAGCGGCTTCCCGTGCCAGTATTACGCGCcatctttgttcttttatttgcaaagcaaaagtGTTTATTAATCgaaccccccccccagccctcacACTGAAGAAAGTCCCGGGGGGGACCGAGCCGAGGGTGGGAGCtgcggggggcagcggggccggcgGACCCCGCTGGGGCTGCGGGCACCGGGACCGGCCGGAGGGGCTCCGGCGGTGCTTTGCGGGGAGCTGCAGGGTGAAAGTTTCTTTGTTCAGCGCGAAGAGCGGCTGTGGAACTGCGGTCACCCCTCAAAGACACGCTTGTGCCGCGGCGTCCGGGCTGCAAGGTCGCCGGGGAAAAGcgagttggaaaggaccccgTCCCATGGTGCGAAGCGCCCTGGGGGTGTCCCTTCGGGAGCCTCAGGAGCTGGGCTACATTTTCGTGCCTTTTCGGAAGCTCTGCGAGCCCGgcatctatttttaattaatttttgaaagCGCAGCGCCCTGCCTTTGCGCTGGGAAACGTCGCGCCCGGCTGTGCTGCAGGGCGAGGGAGGGAGGCGGCGGGTTTCACTTCGGGGTGGCTTCGTGGagccccccagcagcaccccgtGGCCGGGGCTCGGTAAAGGACCCCCGCCGCTTCGTTTTCAGCTGTTTTCGAAAGCTcgaatgattttttaaatatttttaaatattttttgaaaagaTGACGTCTGGGGAAATGAGGCTGGACGCCACCTTTGTGTCTCGACCGGAGAGGGGGGAAATCGGCGGCACAACGGCACAGCAGATGACAAAAAAGCGAATTAAGTCAACCTTGGGGAGCAAGGCCCGGCTCTGCACCCCATTCCCAGGAGCGGAGGGTCGCGTTTTCCTCcgctttttcttcacttttcaaaCTGGGTTCTCGAGGCtggaaagatggggacagaccTTCCCCTCTTCAACaccccccctcccttttttaaTACCACGAATCGCCTGCGGATTTCTAACGCCACAGTTCTCCCCACTTGGTCACTCGtgactttcattttctttgatgCCTCTGTTTCCCCCTTCTTTACGCGTTTCCCCCCAGCTGCATGCCCCCCCTCGTCTCCTTCAACCTTGCCCTGTAAAGCctggggggtgaggggagggggaagccTGCTTTGCCTCTGTTAAATTGTTCCTAAACgatctctctcctttttccagGTTTGTGAGGAGCAGAAGTGCGAAGAGGAGGTTTTCCCCTTGGCTATGAATTATTTGGACAGATTTTTGTCGTTTGAACCCCTCAAGAAAAGCCGGTTGCAATTGCTCGGAGCTACCTGCATGTTTGTGGCTTCAAAAATGAAGGAAACTATTCCTCTGACCGCGGAAAAACTGTGCATTTATACAGATAACTCCATCAGGCCCGACGAATTACTGGTAATTTCACGTTTAATCacctcaggaaagaaaaaaaaaagaataaacaaaaccacgtaaaaaccccccaaaatcgAACTCGCCGACTGGGGACCCCCTGGCCCCGGGGAGGGCGGTCTCCCCGCAACGGGGCTGCCGCCGGCGCGCGGGAGCCGCTCCCCGCGGCCTCGGAAGCTGTAGCCCCATAAGGGGCGCGGGGCCAGGCCCGGGAGGTGGATGTGGATGAGGCCCGGGATCGGGATGGGGATCGGGACCGACCCAGCGCTCCCCGGCCGCGGCCCCCGGACGGCCGTGGCTGGGCGGAGCGCgggcgccccctggcggcccCGCAGCGGCGGGAGCGTCCCGGTGCAtattccgccccccccccccccccccccccagtcgCCTGCGCCCCCAGCCCGAGCCGGGGTTCCTCCACAATGGGTTCCCTTCAGTCCCGTTGTAGTTCCGTCGTTTCTCCCCCATTCCTCTGTCTCCCCGCCGCCGGGGAAGCGGGCTCGACCGAGAGCTGGGGCCCAGCCGCGGACAGTGCCCGGCCGGGTGCGTGTGAGCAGAGCTAACCAAGTTTTTCCCCtattctccttcctcttctcttctccgccccccttcccccccccccctcttgTCTTTGCAGCAAATGGAGCTGCTTCTGGTGAATAAGCTGAAATGGAATCTGGCTGCAATGACCCCCCACGATTTCATTGAACATTTCCTTACTAAAATGCCTCTGGCAGAGGACACCAAGCAGATCATCCGTAAACATGCTCAGACTTTTGTGGCTCTGTGCGCTACAGGTATGAGCCCTGCAAGTTAAACAAACCATGTTGCTTTCCCCAACATGCAACTGCCCCCCAGCTTGTACAACTTCCCGTAGCTGTGGCCTAAAGTGAGCTACAGGGAGATAGTTTAAGCCCCCAGTTATTACCCTTTGCTTGTAGAAGGTGTATTACTTTGCAGAGGTAAGTTTGGTTTGGAGAAGATGTTTTGCTTCTGAGCAGAGTGCACGTTGCTGTCGAGGCGGGAGGAGTGTCCCCCCCTCTTTGTGGCTTAGCTGTGGAGTCCTGGCAGGATTCCTTTGCCTCTGTACACTGGATTGTATGTGAGGGCTGCACGGGGAATCCCTCCCTGCATAGGTTCATTCTTAAGACAAGGTTGTAAAAGCAGACGGAGATTTTATGCTTGTGAATAGCTCTGCATGGAGAGGGTTTAAAACTTCCCTCTTCAAGCTGCCTGTTGGCCCCCCCGTCCTCCTCCTTGGTGGCTGGTGGATTGGAGGAAGGCCACACGGCACTGAGGCTTTGCTGGCACAGCACTGAGCCACTGCCATCTGCACCCTGCTGACCACGTGCTGCGCTGAAGCCTCCAGATACGCTGAGTAGGGAGGTATCCACACTTGAAAATTTTGGTGGGACCTGTGTGATGGCACGGCTTAATGTCACGTAGTTTTATTGTCCAGAGGTGGATTTGGTATATaaaaagatggaagaaagaCTGCAGGCACTCGGAAGAAAAGTTTTTATTGCACAGAATCGGCCCTACTGCAAGGCCTAAAGATAGAATGACCGAGtcataaaagagaaatacataaGCATTGCTCTTCATGGCATTGCTTTTCATCTTGGGCCTCACACCAGCCCAGTGGGCAGTCTGTAAATTAAGATTGCCTGGAATAATGCTTGGTATTGGGAGCACCACAGCCTTCAGACAGCTTCAAACTAACGGCAGCGGCATTTTGGGAATATCAGACCTAACTCTCCGTGCCAGATCCCACCCGAAGCTTCCTCTGCTGTTAGCTAAAAAGAGCAGCTACTGGGGCTCCCTTTTGGATATGGGGATGTTTAACCTAGGTTGTTGTGCTGGCAATGATAGGGATGAAAACAAGAGTAGTTCAAAGGTTGGAGACTTGCTAAGAGTCCAGTACTTTGATCTACTGTCGGTGGTGTTATGTTTCTTTTAGGAAGCACATCCAGAGCCTTTATTTAACACTGCTATGCACCACAGCTGGAGAATGGATCAGTAAATGAGAACCATGTTCTGGGAGTTTTACTTAGCTTCTTAAACAACCCCACAGTGCTGAGCTCACCAGAACTGGGGCCCTCTTCAGCTCCCTACAGAAGCTGGGATATTGCCTGGGGAAAAAGCACTCAGGAAGGCTGCCACTAGGCTCTGtgtttttattgtcatttttgGATGTCGGGATTTTCTTTTGCCTGTTGCTTTCCTCATGGCTTCTTTGTTGGCTAGTGAAGATCACATGTGGCTTAAGTAGCACCTGGACTTTGCTTTGCCTGTTACTGGGTTGTGTTGTATTTCCCCTTGCCAAAATGAACCTAGATGGACTGCAAACTGCCTGGATGCTGTGGGGCCTGATCCAAAGTCCATTGGAAACACAGACACTTGCTTAAGTGGCCTCAGGGGCAAGTACAGTATATCCTTTGCATGAAGTTGAGCCTGTGTCCTCTGCTGTAAATGAGAGGGTCTCCTAAGAAGAGCTGGCAAAATAATGCttgcttaaaaaatgaaagtcGGCTTCACAAGGTGAAGGTTGTGGAAGTGTTGCTAGATGTGCGTGTATGTGTTTGCTCCAGAAAGAGAAGGTTACGCTTCAAGGTGAAGTTAAAGGGGAATTCCTTCTAAGCTCCCTGTTCAGTTGTCTGGCTGGTAGAAGTGGatttgtttgatttggtttagttgtgggaaaaaaaaaagaaaaattccattttcacCAAAGGATGTCTTTGTGCTGTGGTAGGTTCGGGcgaaaaagcaaagggaagaagaagaaaaaaaattaccaggGGTTGTTTGAAGTTAACACATAATTGAGCTTAATGAATGGGGCTTTGGCATGGCCGAGCAAGGCAGGGAGAGCTCAAAAGGAAGCAGGCCTCTTTTGGCCCAAGTTAAGACCAGTGTTGAGGGAGAACTGCAGCTCTATACAAGCATAACAATGAATAGCAACAAATATTGGAGCTTCAGCATTTCATTATGTTCCTCTGGTTATCAAAACATACTAGGTTCCTTTTAtactattattattgctattattattgttgttgcttTCCTCCTCTGGGATGGAGAAAGATCCCCCCTTTGAAACGAGCGTGTTACAATTCCCCTATTCTCTGGCCTTAATAAAATTGGAAGTCTCAAGGTATGTGACCAGTTGGAACCTGTTGCATCTTGCAGCAAGTGATTTATGTTCGCAGTTTTGATTTGCCTCAATGAAAAGATTTTCATTCATAGCCCCCAGCTCTCCAGACGGATGGAATT
Encoded proteins:
- the CCND1 gene encoding G1/S-specific cyclin-D1, with amino-acid sequence MEHQLLCCEVETIRRAYHDANLLNDRVLQTMLKAEETCSPSVSYFKCVQKEILPYMRKIVATWMLEVCEEQKCEEEVFPLAMNYLDRFLSFEPLKKSRLQLLGATCMFVASKMKETIPLTAEKLCIYTDNSIRPDELLQMELLLVNKLKWNLAAMTPHDFIEHFLTKMPLAEDTKQIIRKHAQTFVALCATDIKFISNPPSMIAAGSVVAAVQGLHLGNTNTFLSYQCLTHFLSQVIKCDPDCLRACQEQIESLLESSLRQAQQHNVSSETKTVEDEADLSCTPTDVRDVNI